The following nucleotide sequence is from Nitratidesulfovibrio termitidis HI1.
GCGAGACCATCTGCCCGCAGGCGGCCATCAGCCGCCGTGAAGTGCAGGGCGGGTGCGGCTTCGAGATGGCCGTGGACGCCGACAAGTGCATCGGCTGCGGCTTCTGCGCCGGGGCCTGCCCGTGCGGCATCTGGAACCTGATCGAAAATACTCCGATGGAGTAACCGGGCGTACGGCCTGGGTTGTCACTGAAGCAATGAAAACGGGCGGTCCTTCCTTTCGGATGGACCGCCCGTGGATTTGTCGACAAAGGTTTTTTTCGTGAAGAGCGGGGCTCTGCCCCGCGCCCCGCAAGGGGGCCGCGCCCCCTTGACCCCTTATTGGGTAAAATTGCCTGGGGGGCGGTAATCTCGGGGCGATCTTCCCTTCGGAAGGATCGCCCTTTTCATTTCGGACGGGAACTGCGCGAAGGAAGGGGGGAGGCGTTTCCCGGTCGGCTTTCCTGCCGGTTGGCAGTGGTCCCTACTGCAAGATGAACCCCATGGCCTTCAGGTCCTTGGCCCAGCAGCCCCACGGGCCGGTCAGGAAGGTGACCTGCATGGTCCTGGGGTTGAAGCGCACCTTGGCGTCCTGATCCAGATGGCACTGGCGGTCGTAGTTGGTGTGGGTGATGCGCAGGGTCCACGTGCCGTCCTTGTTGGGGCAGGTTTCCTCCACGTACACCGGGTGGCCGGTGGGCATGCCCCGGCCCTTGTTGGCGTCCAGCACCATTACCGACCCCGGCGTGGGGGTGCGGGTGGTGGCCCCGTTGCGCTGGGCGCAGGTGAACCACTGCACGGGGCTGGTGTCGCCCAGGCGGCAGGTGTCGATGCCGGTGCGGCAGCGGGCGTAGATCAGGCTTTGCGGCTGGCAGCGCCCGGTCACCTTCACCGTCTTGCCCTTCTTGTCCTTTTTCGTGGTGGTTGCGCCGGGGCGCAGCGAATAGCACTGGCCGCGCGTCTTTTCCTGGTTCATGGACACGCACTGGCCTTGCAGTACGCCGGTCAGCGGGTCGCACGCGGCGTCGTCGGGCGTGGTGGGCGAGTGGGGCTTGCTGGCCGTCTCTCGCATTCTTGCGTCTTCGGCGTCCCTGGCATTCGGGGCTGCGGCATCAGGCTGGGGCTGGGCCGCAGGTGCGGAAGGTACGGCGTCGGGCGCTGCGGCGGGTTTGGCGCAACCGGAAAGCAGCAGGACCGTGGTCAGCAGCAGCATCGGCAGGGCCAGTGAACCCCGCATGACGGTGGCGCAAGAACGAAACGGGCGAATGCCGGGCACGGTTCCTCCGTTGGGGGGTGATGGCCGCGAATGATGAATGGGGCGGGCGGGGGCGCGGGCTGTACCGTGCCCGATCGTCACCGCCCGTGTGGTTGGCGTACATCCGTTGTCGTCGTCTATCTGCGCGGGTGCGGGCCGTCAATTGGATGATGGCTGGTGATGCCTCGAAGGATTGTCGGGCCGCAGCCGTGTGGCGGCTGGGGCGCGCGATGTCCGGGCCGGGGCTGCATTTTCGGGTGTTCTGCTGCATCGGGGGGTTGCGGCGGGCTGCCTGTACGATATGGTGGGGTCAAGTACCGCAGGAACAACCGGAACGCATGGGGTGAACGATGCACGCGGCACAGGGTGTTTGCGCCCGGAAGGCATACGTACGGACGCAACGCGTCGGGCAGGGGGACGACCACATCGGGCAAACCGGGCGCATCGGGCACAGTGACAGTGGCACAACCGGCGTCATGCGCCGTGCACCGCTGGCAATCCTCGTGCTGCTGGCGGTCCTGCTTGCTCCCGTTTCCCCCGCCATGGCTCTGGACGACATGGCCAATCTCAAGGGCATGGGCGTGGTGGCGGCGGGGCAGGTGAAGCGGCTGGATTGCCCCATGTCGGGCCGGTTCGACTGTAACTCGTGGCCCACCAATTTCCTGAAATTCGAGTACGAAAACGTCTGCTTCGCCACCGACCCCGGCGTGTGCGGGGCCTACTGCAAGGGCATTCTGGCCACGGACAAGGGCAAGTCCGTGTATTTTTTCGAATCCCAGTCGGGGGGCGACCTGGCCCAGCGCCGGGCGCGCGGGTATGAGTGCCCGCCGGGCTTCTAGAACCATCCTGATGCTGCGACACGTTTCAGCGGCTGTTTCCTGATTGTTCCCCAGACGCACGGCACGGAAAACGGGCGGAACCGCATGCGGTTCCGCCCGTGTCTGTTCCTTTTTCGTGCCGCCGCGCCTACTTGTCGGCGGTATCCGGCACGAATATCTTGTATTCGCTGTCCTTCTCGTGCTGCGGATGGTACGGCCCGTAGGGCATGGCGTTCAGGGCGATGGCGTTGGCCTGCATGGCGTAGGGCACGTAGTCGGCCATGGCCGTGTTCATGGCCGTCACCACCACCTGCACCAGCAACCCGGCCAGGCCGCCGCCCGTGTTGTGGTTGGTCAGGTCTATGACCACCGTTCCGGAATAGTTCCACATCTTCTCGCCGGTGGTCGTGGACTTCAGTTCGCATTCCACGGCCACGGTCAGGTGCGAGGCCACCACGGCGTACGAGGTGTCCCACTTCTTGATGCGGGTGAACAGCACCGCGTCGGCCCCGAAGTATTCCTTCAGGGTGTTCAGCGGCAGGTCGTACAACTGGTGCCCGTCGGTGATGCCTTCATGGGCCAGGATGTCCGAGGACACCTCGTACGGCAGCACGTAGTACCCGGTGTACACCAGCGGTTCCTGGATGGTGGTGGAGTAGTACGTGGGCGCGTCCGCCGCCGTGGATTCGTTGATGGGCGGCAGCACCACGATGGAACGGGGCTTCTGTTCGTACATCAGCGGAAAGAGTTCCGCCTTGGTGGACTGCTGCGGCATGTGCGCGCAGCCGCCCAGCAGGGCAAGGGCCAGCAGCAGCACGGCGGCGATCTGTCTATTCATGGGTGGCCCCCTCCCCGGCGGGCAGCACGGGTGCGTCGTTTACCGCATCGGCGGGGGTGATGACGCCATTCTTGTCGTCGGTGGCCGCTGCCGGGTCACCGGTCGCTGGCTTGTCATCGCCAGTGCCGGACGAGGCGTCCGCCCAGGCCAGCAGGCGTGTGGTGAACACCTTCGATTCCGGGTACAGCCGGTTTTCCGCCTCGAAGTACTTCTTCGCCTCGGCCATCTGGCCCGCCTTCAACTGGATGTAGCCGAGTTCGGCAAAGATGCCGGGCGGCACGCGCAGGTTGCGCTGTTCCGACTTGGCCACGATGTCCTGCATGGCCTTGACGTGCTTGTCCTGCTGTTCCTGCGCGGGGTTCTTGCGGCAGGCGTAGAGGGTGGAGGAGTAGTTGTCCATGCAGTACATGGAGTTGGCGGGCCTGGCGCAGCCGGTGCACAGCACGCACAGGGCGGCGGCCAGCAGCGCCAGTTGCGCGGCCCGCAGGGGGCGTGCCATGGCGTGAGCGGTCTCGTGCGTCATGGTCATGGGACAAGTATCTCCTTGGTCATGCCCGCGCCCACCAGCACGGTGCGGTTCACCACCACCACGCCGTCGCGTTCGACGACGACGGTGTAACGGCCCGGGGGCACCTCGTACACGGTGTCCTTGGTCTTGGGGGTGGTGTTCCAGTCCTTGGCGCCGCTGGACTGCCCCAGGGTGAAGGCGGGCAGGTCGTTCAGGCGTGCCACTGCCCCCCTGGCGTTGCCGGTGAACCAGAAATAGGCCTTGGTGTCGCCCTGCACCACGCCCTCGCGCGAGGCGCAGCCCGCGAACAGCCCGGTCAGCAGCAGCACGGCGGCCAGTGCCGCCAGTGTGGCGATGCGTATGGATATCTTGCGCATGATGCCCCCTAGCGAACTTCGCGGATGAAGAGTTTGCCGTAGTCGCCGGTGGTGTCCCATGCGGCCAGCGAGCCTTCCTGCAACGTGCAGGCGGAAACCTCGCTCTCCGGCGTGTCACCCAGGGTGGCAGCCACGCGCAGCCTGCCCACCACCTTGCCGGGCAATACGATGTCCATGTTGGTCTGGGGGTTGCGCACCTTCTGCCCCTCTGCCACCACGTCGAACAGGTCGCCCGCCTTGATGTTCTGGGTCTTGCCGCCGGAAATCAGATACTGCCCGCCTTCCTGGGCCAGGATGTAGCCCTTCCAGGGGCGTTCCAGCAGGTTTTCGATGATGTTGGATGACACGTTGGTGATGGCTGCTTCGATGGCCTTGTCGTTCAGCGTGGTGTCGTACCCGGCGCGGCTGCCCACGCCCATGATGCTGCCCGCTTCGGAATAGGCTTCGCCGCTGCCTTCTTCGGAATGGATGATCTGGCCGGTGGCAACTTCCACCAGGCGGATATGTACCTTGGCGAAGGCCACCTGGCGCTTGGAGCGGCTGAACACGCCCACGTCGCCCACGTCCTTGCGCCCGAATTCGGTGACGGAGCCCAGAATCAGGTAGTCCGCCATGTTGCGGTATTCACCCGCGCCGCCGATGCCCAGTTCCTTCTGGATCTTGTCCAGGTCGGCCCGCTCGATGAGGATGAACTTTTCGGTGGCCACCAGTTTGGAGGACAGGATGTCCACGGCCTGCTTGCCCAGGCGGTCGCGCGAATCCTTGTCCAGAAAAAAGCTCTGGCCGTACTTGGTCTCGTTGGTGAAGCGACCGATGGCGACTTTTCGCTTCACGCCCTTCTTGTCCATGGCGGCGGCCTGCTGCACGGTGGGGCTTACCGCTGCCGGTGCCCCCTCCACGCGTTCCGCCCTGGGCCGCTCGGTGGTGGCGCACCCTGAGATCAGGAGCGCTGCGGCCAGCAAGGGAACCAATCTTTTCAGCACGTTGTACCTCCCCAAAGGTTAGAACGGAAAATGAAAGTGATTGCTTACCAATAGATACACATCTTTACAATATGCATGGGGGGTTACTGGTCTGATTTGCGAATTTGTATAGTGGGGACCGATGGGGAATCGTGCCGCCGACATTGCGGCAGCATGCCCTGGGGGGCATCCTTCAATGGTCAGGCGCCGGAGCGCACCGGGGTGTCATGCTTTGCCCGTACCTGCCGATATGGTAGGGACAACGCAGCACGCCTCGCCGCACGGGGCCGCGCCCGTACATCTTCCGGAGGTTCCATGCCCGCCACCGACACACCCCTCGCCAAATGGATGTTCCTGCACCTGCTGCACGGCCTCAGCCAGTCCGGTTACGCCATGTCCGGGGCCAACGAACTGCTGGGCGAACTGGACAGGTTGCCCCCGCAGCAGCAGAAGGCGCGGGTGTTGTTCGGCACCGGGCTGCTGCGCCAGGCCCTGCTGCTGAACCCGCTGGACGCGGGGCTGCGCGGGCTGGTGGGCCAGTTGGGGGCCATGGCCGCGCCGTCGCCCGCCTATGCCACGTGGCTGAAGGCCTCCGCCGCCGTGCTGGACGGCCTGCCGCAGGTGCCTGCCAACGAAGCCTTCGGCAGGGCCTGGGACCTGCCCGCAGACCCGGACGCGGTGCTGGCCGCGTGCCGCGACGCCACGGCGCCGGGCGACGTGTTCGCCTGCCTGATGCGCCTGTGGGAAATGGGCACGTGGGAGCATACGGCGGCGGGCATCGCGCATTTTCTCGCATCCCCGGCGGCCCCGGCGGGCGCGGGCGTGCTGGCCCATGCTGCCCATGCGGCGGGCGACGCCGCCCTGCGCGACGAGTTGCTGGGCAGGGCGCTGCCGTGCCCGCTGACGATATTGCTGCGCGCCCGCATGGCCGAGGCCGCCGAAGACCTTTCCACGGCCCGCGCCCTGTACATGGAGGCGCTGGACGCCGAACCCGCCCTGTTGTTCCTGGTGCGCCATCTGGCCCAGATGGGCAGACCCGAGGCCCCGGCCTCGGTGCTGGAGGGGCGGCGCATCGGCGTGGGCTTCTACACCTGGAACAAGTTGCAGGTAACCCTGGATACCCTGGCCAGCCTGCTGGATTCGGACATCGGCGGGGCGCACGTGGCGCTCATCAACAACGGCTCCACGGCGTTTTCGCGCGACGAGTTCGAGGCGGGCGTGCGCGCGGTGGCCGCCGGGCGGCAGGTGGAACTGATCCAGCTGCCCATCAACATCGGTGCGCCCGCCGCCCGCAACTGGCTGTGGCATCTGGACTCCATGCGCGACAGGGAACTGTTCGCCTTCCTGGACGACGACGTGCTGCTGCCGCACACCTGGCTGCGCAGCTACGTGCAGGACATGGACGAAATGCCCGGCACCGTGGTGGTGGGGCCGCAAGGGGTGAACCCCGGCAGCCTGCCCACGGTGCAGTACGTGGCCCGCTATTTCGAAAAGACCGGCAAGCACCTGATCCGGTTCACCAACAACGCCCCGCTGGTCATGGACTTCGGTCAGTATGGGCAGCGTCGCCCGTGCCTTTCGGTGATGGGCTGCTGCCACCTGCTGGACAAGGCGGCCTGTGCCCGGCTGGGCGTGCCCGACTTCGACCTGCGCTTCTCGCCTTCGCAGGTGGATGACCTGGAGCACGACATCCAGGTGTGGAAGGCGGGCGGCCGGGTGGTCTACGACGGCCGGGTGCGCGTGGTGCACCGTCAGGACGCCGGGCGCGCCGCGCCGCTGTCCGAGGCCTCGTGGGGGCACGTGTGGGGCAACCACTACAAGATGGAGCGCAAGTTCACCGAGCAGGAACTGGCCGACGTGGACCGGGCCACCCGCGCCGCCGACGTGGCCGACCTGGTCGCGGCCTACGAATCGGTGGCCGGGCAACTGCCGTCCGCCGCGCGGTCGTATGTGGG
It contains:
- a CDS encoding DUF4810 domain-containing protein; amino-acid sequence: MTMTHETAHAMARPLRAAQLALLAAALCVLCTGCARPANSMYCMDNYSSTLYACRKNPAQEQQDKHVKAMQDIVAKSEQRNLRVPPGIFAELGYIQLKAGQMAEAKKYFEAENRLYPESKVFTTRLLAWADASSGTGDDKPATGDPAAATDDKNGVITPADAVNDAPVLPAGEGATHE
- a CDS encoding CsgG/HfaB family protein — encoded protein: MLKRLVPLLAAALLISGCATTERPRAERVEGAPAAVSPTVQQAAAMDKKGVKRKVAIGRFTNETKYGQSFFLDKDSRDRLGKQAVDILSSKLVATEKFILIERADLDKIQKELGIGGAGEYRNMADYLILGSVTEFGRKDVGDVGVFSRSKRQVAFAKVHIRLVEVATGQIIHSEEGSGEAYSEAGSIMGVGSRAGYDTTLNDKAIEAAITNVSSNIIENLLERPWKGYILAQEGGQYLISGGKTQNIKAGDLFDVVAEGQKVRNPQTNMDIVLPGKVVGRLRVAATLGDTPESEVSACTLQEGSLAAWDTTGDYGKLFIREVR
- a CDS encoding GNA1162 family protein, with translation MNRQIAAVLLLALALLGGCAHMPQQSTKAELFPLMYEQKPRSIVVLPPINESTAADAPTYYSTTIQEPLVYTGYYVLPYEVSSDILAHEGITDGHQLYDLPLNTLKEYFGADAVLFTRIKKWDTSYAVVASHLTVAVECELKSTTTGEKMWNYSGTVVIDLTNHNTGGGLAGLLVQVVVTAMNTAMADYVPYAMQANAIALNAMPYGPYHPQHEKDSEYKIFVPDTADK
- a CDS encoding glycosyltransferase → MPATDTPLAKWMFLHLLHGLSQSGYAMSGANELLGELDRLPPQQQKARVLFGTGLLRQALLLNPLDAGLRGLVGQLGAMAAPSPAYATWLKASAAVLDGLPQVPANEAFGRAWDLPADPDAVLAACRDATAPGDVFACLMRLWEMGTWEHTAAGIAHFLASPAAPAGAGVLAHAAHAAGDAALRDELLGRALPCPLTILLRARMAEAAEDLSTARALYMEALDAEPALLFLVRHLAQMGRPEAPASVLEGRRIGVGFYTWNKLQVTLDTLASLLDSDIGGAHVALINNGSTAFSRDEFEAGVRAVAAGRQVELIQLPINIGAPAARNWLWHLDSMRDRELFAFLDDDVLLPHTWLRSYVQDMDEMPGTVVVGPQGVNPGSLPTVQYVARYFEKTGKHLIRFTNNAPLVMDFGQYGQRRPCLSVMGCCHLLDKAACARLGVPDFDLRFSPSQVDDLEHDIQVWKAGGRVVYDGRVRVVHRQDAGRAAPLSEASWGHVWGNHYKMERKFTEQELADVDRATRAADVADLVAAYESVAGQLPSAARSYVGLCVRSLQAAAAENVL